The nucleotide window ATCGGGGATCAATTGACCTGCGTCTTTGTCGACAATGGACTTCTGCGGCTGGCCGAGGGTGATCAGGTTATGGCCACCTTTGCCGAAAATCTGGGTGTCAAGGTGATCCGGGTGGATGCCGAGGAGCGTTTCCTGGCCGCTCTGGCCGGAGAGAGCGATCCCGAGAAAAAGCGTAAGATCATCGGCGGCCTGTTCGTGGAGATCTTTGACGAAGAGGCGAGCCGGATCGCGGACGCCAGCTGGCTGGCACAGGGGACCATCTATCCCGACGTGATCGAGTCGGCCGGAGCAAAGACCGGCAAGGCCCACAACATCAAGAGCCATCACAACGTCGGCGGTCTTCCCGAACACATGAAACTCAAACTGCTGGAGCCGCTGCGCGAACTGTTCAAGGACGAGGTGCGTGCCATCGGTGAAGAGTTGGGGCTGCCGCACCAGATGGTATGGCGCCATCCCTTCCCGGGACCGGGGCTGGGTGTACGCATCCTGGGAGAGGTCAGGAAAGAATACGCCGATATCCTGCGCCGCGCCGATGCCATTTATATCGAAGAGCTGTATGCGGCCGGACATTACCACAAGATCAGCCAGGCCTTTGCCGTATTCCTGCCGGTCAAGAGCGTCGGGGTCATGGGGGATGGCCGCACCTATGAATACGTGATCGCACTGCGGGCTGTGGAAACCAAGGATTTCATGACCGCCGGCTGGTATCCGCTGCCTTACGAGGATATGGCGCGGATCAGCGGCAGGATCATCAACGAGGTCAAAGGGGTCAACCGGGTTGTCTACGATATCTCCAGTAAACCCCCTGCCACGATCGAGTGGGAATAGCGGATCGTTGAAGGTTTCGGAGTCCCGAATCCGATTCATTACTGCTGAGCGTACCGGGAATGGCCGAGGCAACACCTGCTGTCTGCCGCGACTTTTCCGCGCGCTCCATGCCGTGAAAGACGTCCGGTGGTCTGATTGCAGCGCCGGCGGGCGCATGTGCCAAATTGAAGGGGGGAAGCAGATGAAGCGCTTTGTCATCGAATGTGCCATAGCCGTACCGCCTGCCGCGAGCTTAGCCCCCACGTTTCGATCCGGCTTTCACGCCGGAACCGTTTGTCACCTCACCGATCATCTTTCCATCAGTTTCAATCATCAGCCGGTCCATCCGATAAAAGCTATATGCCGCCTTGACGGCAGTCTCCTGAACGTATCCCGGAGCGGTTTGAACGCTCCGCACCTATCCGAAGGAGTGGACAATGGAAGTTAAGCCGCGGTACGTCGACAACCCGGTGACGGGCTTCATTACCTGGAGTATCGTCTGGGGAGTTGTGGCTGTCCTGGTCGGTGTCCTGATTTCGCTGCAATTGATTTGGCCGCAGCTCAACGTCCCCCCCTATCTGACCTATGGACGTCTGCGCCCGATCCACACCAATGCCGGCATCTTCGGCTGGGGCATCGGCAGCTTCATCGCCCTGTTCTTCTACATCACCCAGCGCCTGACCCGCACTCCGTTATGGAGCCCCAAACTGGCCAGATTCACGCTCTGGCTGTTCAATATCGGCATCGCCTCCGCCGCGGTGACCCTGGCCATGGGCATGAACCGGACCAAGGAATACGCCGAGTTGGAATGGCCTCTGGCGATCGTGGTGGCCATCATCTGGGTGCTCTTTTCGGTCAATGTGTTCATGACCATCTACAAGCGCAAGGAAGAGCAGATGTACATCTCGCTCTGGTACATCATGGCCACGCTGGTCGGTGTTACGGTGCTGTACGTGATCAACAACCTGGGGATGCCGCTCAATCTGTTCAAATCCTACTCGGCCTTTGCCGGCACCAATGATGCCAACGTGCAGTGGTGGTACGGCCATAATGCCGTGGCCATGGTGCTGACCACTCCCCCACTGGCGATCTTCTACTACTTTCTGCCCAAGGTCACCGGCAATCCCATTTACAGCCACCGCATGGGCATTATCGCCTTCTGGAGCCTGATCTTCATGTATCTCTGGACCGGTGCCCACCATCTGCTCTGGACCCCGGTACCCGACTGGATCCAGACCCTGGCAATGGCTTTTTCGATCATGCTGATCGCCCCTTCCTGGGGAGCGGTTTTCAATGGCTACCTGACCATGAACGGGCAATGGCAGCAATTGAAGGACAACTACCTGGTCAAGTTCCTGATTGCCGGCATCACCTTCTACGGTTTGCAGACCCTCCAGGGCCCCATGCAGTCGGTTCGAAGCTTCTCCGCCTTCATCCACTACACGGACTGGGTGCCGGGCCATGTCCATATGGGGGCGCTGGGCTGGGTTTCCATGGTGTTGTTCGCAGCCATCTATTACGTGGTCACCAGGGTGAACGAAACGGAGATCTACAGCGAGAAACTGGTCAGCGTGCATTTCTGGCTCGTCTTGGCCGGACAGCTGGGATTCTCCATAACCATGTGGATCGCCGGCGTGCAGCAGGGAAGCATGTTGCTGGCAACCAACCCCGATGGCACGCTGCACTACAGTTTCATGGAGACGTTGATTGCAACCTATCCCTACTACAAGATGCGCTCTCTGAGCGGCTTGATCTACCTGGCGGGTCTGGCAGTATTCGTTTACAACATCTGCATGACTGCCAGGAAGGGCGCACGGGCCGCCTTACCGGCTTCAACCACTGAATCGGGCATCAGCACCGTTTCTTCATCCTGAAACGAGCGGGGGACACCACCATGCTGGAAAAGAACCCTGTTGTCTTCATCATACTGGCTTTTGCCGTGATCATGGTCGGCACGATCGTCACCATGATCGCCCCCTTCAAGTGGATCAACGGCCCCGGTGACAGCATCGCCGAGGTCAAGGCCTACACTCCGCTACAGCAGGAGGGGCGCGATATCTACATGAGGGAAGGGTGCAACAATTGCCATTCCCAGACTGTCCGCACGCTGGCCTCCGATGTGGAGCGGTACGGAAACGGCGCCGGTTATTCCCGGTCAGGGGAATTCGCTTACGACCGGCCCTTCCTGTGGGGATCGCGCCGCACCGGGCCGGACCTGGCGCGCATCGGGCTCAAGTACCCCGATGCCAAGGGGGCCTGGCACCGCAAACATATGGAGAACCCCCAGTCAGTGGTGCCGGCCTCCAATATGCCTGCGTATGCCCATTTGAACGTGCCGCTCGACACCACCTATTCCGAACGGAAGATGAAGCTGCTGGGATTTCCCTACACCCAGGCGGATCTGGACGAACTCAAAGGCAAGACCGAGATGGATGCCATTGTCGCTTACATGCGTAAACTCGGTACGGACGTGCCGGTCAAGACCAAGACGGCTGCTGCCGCGGCGACCGGCGAAAACCCGTACCGCGAGCTGAAACCGATCGAGGCTGAGGCGAAAAGTCTCTATGCCAGGGAGTGTTCGGCCTGCCACGGTGAGAAGATGGAGGGGGTAGTAGGACCGAAATTGAAGGGAATTCGCCTGGGCGATCCCGAGTTGTTTGCAGTCATTGCCAACGGCAGAACCGACAAGGGCATGCCGGGCTTTCAAGGAACGCTGGGCGAGCAGCAGGTCTGGAAACTGGTTACCCTGATCCGGCAGGGACGCGACTGATGGCCGGGGTCGGGCTGCTTTCCATCACTGCTTTTTTGCTGGCTGTCTTGCTGGTGATTGTTGTGATGTCGCTGCGGAAGGAAAGCAAAAAACGTCTGGAAGCCCCGAAGTACCGCATGCTCGAAGAGGAATAAACGGAGGAGTCGCAGCCATGTCCGAACAGCACGATTATGATGGCATCAGGTATAGGGAGGAACAGCGTTCGCCCGCGGTATTCCGGGTGCTTTTCGTTGTCCTGGTACTGTGGGGAGCTGCCTTCATCGGGTATTACCTTTTCAGCGGGTGGAGTTCCCAGGCCGAGGCCGAAGCCGATCGTACTGCCCGTGAAGCGCGCAAAAAAGGGGCAGCCGCCAGCCCGGACAACAAAGCTGCTCAGGGAAAACAGCTGTACGCAGCCAACTGCGCCGCGTGCCACGGAGAAACTGCCAAGGGGAGCGTGGGGCCCGATCTGACCGCGGCTGCCTACAAATATGGAAAATCAAAAACAGAGATCTCCCGTTCGATCGGCGAAGGGCGCCCCGGTGGCATGCCCGGTTTCGGCAGCCAACTCGATAAGGAGCAGATTGAAGCCCTGGCTGAATATCTGTTGTCTCTGAAATAAAAAGAGGGGATTTTTGAGCATGGATATCATATCGTTCGAAGAAATCATGTTTACCATCATGTCTGCAACCCAGGACACCTTCAAAAGCTACATGAACATCGATCTGTTGGCCGGAAAGGTCGAGCGGCGCGTTGATCCGGTTGATTCCGACGTGACCGGGATCGTCGGAGTGGCGGGTGGCCGCGTCGGGTACATTATCGTAGCCACGGACAAGAAAAGCGCACAACTCGTTGCCAAGGAACTGCTGATGGTGGACGAGGCCGACGACGAGTGCATCCGGGATGCGGTAGGGGAACTGGCCAACAACGTGGCCGGGGCCTTCAAGACCAAGTACCACGAACATTACGGCAACGTGGCCTTGGGTTTTCCCTTGGTCATCTCCGGTCAGCTGCGCACCATTTCAGAACCTCCTGACCCCGACGAGGGGGCCAGCATCAACGTGCAGTGCAAGGGGGTTACCATTCCCTTTACCACTGCCAATGGCAGCGTTACGCTGAAAGTCATGGTGTACATGTAGGATCGCCGGCGGTCTGCGCCGCGGGTGGGACAAGGAATCATTCGTGCAGGAAATTCTGGAACGTTACGGGATGTTGCTGCAGGAGGTGGACAACTGGCTGGCCACCTGCCTGGCAACACAGGGAGGGTCGATCGCCTGTCGGAGCGGATGTTCCGCCTGCTGCCGCGGGCTTTTCGACATTACCATACTGGATGCACTGTATCTGAAAGCCGGCTTCGACCGTCTGCCTCCTGACCGGCAGAGCAGCATCAGGCTGAAGGCGAAGGCGCGTCTGGATGCCATCCAGGCCGGGTGGCCCGCTTTCAGTCCGCCCTGGGTGTTGAACACCCTGCCGGAGCCGGAATGGGACCTGATCATGCCGGATGACGACGAAACTCCGTGTGTGATGCTGTCGGAAGAGGGGCAATGTCTTGTCTATGCCCACCGCCCCATGACCTGCCGTCTCAACGGCATCCCTTTGATCGACGTCAGTGGTGAAGAGCTGTTCGATGAATGGTGCACGCTCAATTTTACCGATATCGATCCGCGTACGCTGGAGGAATTGCGTCATCCGTTCAGGGAACTCTTTGCCCAGGAACTGCTGCTGTTTCGCGAGTTGACCAAGCGATTGCTGGGCAGGCCGGTCAATGAACTGGACACCGTCATTCCCGCCGCAGCTTTCCTCGAATCCAACATGCTGAGCAGGCTGAGCGGCGACCTGCCTGCGGACAAGGATCAATAGGCGACACCGTACTCCTTCATGCAGGTGATGAATCGGAAAGCCCTTTTTACCCGTGATACGATCCGCATCGGTTTCAGGGGTTTGGGAATGAAATCGATGCAGTCCGATTCCACTGCCTTTTTCTCGTCCTCGCCGGTGGCCAGCGAGGTCAGCATGATCACCGGCAGCTGCTCGGTCCGGAAATCGGCTTTGAGTGTTCTCAGGACTCCGAAGCCATCCAGGCGGGGCATGATGGAATCGCAGATCACCAGATCCGGTTCGAACTCCACCGCCAGGTTGAATGCCTTGAGCGGATCGCTGGTGGACTTGATGTTGAAGCCTTCGGTCAGGAGCGCCAGTTCGATGATCTGGGCATCTTTCTCATCGTCGTCCACCACGAGGATCTTGCGGCGCGGATCCGCATCAGAGCCTGTTTTTCGGTAGTAAAAGGAAATGGCAGCCATCAGGTCGTCACGGGTTGCCAGTACCGGGACGATCTTCAGGTTGTTCCTCTTGGACAGAAGGTCCATAGTCTCCAGGTCGAACGGGTCGTTTACCGCCAGGTACAGGACGTTTTCCGCCAGCTTGAGCGGGAATGCAAGTTTCATGAGCGCAATTTCGGCGGGAACGAGATCAAGCAGGGTCTTGCTGAAGTGGTGACTGACAATCCTGGCAACCTTTTTGAACCCGAACTGGCGGGAAAGCGACTGGATCAACTCCTCCTGGTTTATGACCCCCATCTCTTCCAGGATCTCACCCAGTCTACCGCCGATGTTCTTCTGGCGCTCCAGAGCCCGTCCAAGGGTAACCGGCGTAATGATGCCGGCCTCGACCAACAGGTCTCCCAGATGTTTCCTGATGTCCATACGCCCACCTCTCGTGGCGCTTAGAATCTGCCGCACCGGCATATTGCCGTACATTTTTTAATTTACCCCATTTTTATCACCTGTCTAATTGCCCGGTCATTTTATCGAACCGGCCGACACGATTTCGGATCATATGGAACAGCAGGAATATCAGGCGTTGAAACCCATGGTACTCAGGTGGGGCGGCAGACTGGCAATGGTGAGTGCCATTCTGACGCTCCCGCTGTTCGTAATCTCCCTGCAACTCGATGCGAGAGGGGGACGATCCATCCTGATCGCCCAGTTGTTGATGCAGATTTCAAGCACCCTGATTTTTGTGGTGCTGACCGGCCTGCTGCGCAGTTTTCTCGTGAGAAACTGTTTGTTTCGGGGAGCCGACCGGCCGTTGTTTTTTCTGATACTCTTGAATTGTGTCTATGCCGCCTTTTCTTCGATGGCGTTGCTTGATCCCCAGAGCAAGGAACAGTTCCAAACCGTTTTGATGACGCTTGTGGTGGCGCTTGGAATGCTCCAGGCGCTGTTCGGCTATCTGCTGAGGCGGATGGAAAACGATCTGGGGGGCTTTAAGCGCGCATTTTCCAGTCTGAATGTATTTACCGGGGTCTGTCTGGCATCGCTGGTGCTGATTCCAGTCGGCGTCCTGGCCAGCGCGGTTGCCGATGTCATGCTTGCAACGATCTTCTTCCGGGAGGTCGACCGACAGGGGCATCTGCCGGAAGATTCTCCCGAGCCATGAGTAGCTTGATGAGTAGATTGATCCTTGAATCTAACGGAGGTTGATATGGACCAGAAGGCCTGGACACCTGCAGATCTGTTGCAACTTTCAGGGGGATACTGGAGCATCTGCGCTCTCCACACCGGTGTGAAACTGGATCTCTTTACCAGACTGACGGATCGTCCCCTTGGTGCCGCCGAACTGGCAGGCCAGCTCGAAGTCGATGCGCGCGGACTGGGGATGCTGCTCGATGCGCTGTCTGCCATGGCCCTGCTGGAGAAGAGGGGAGGCTCCTATGGTGCGTCACCTTCTGCCGCCGAGTACCTCAGCCGTTCCTCCTCCAAGTACCTGGGCCATATCATCATGCATCACCACCACCTGATGGATGGCTGGCTGCATCTCGATCAGGCCGTGAGAAAAGGGGGGGCTGTTCGGGAGAGCGTATCGCGTTGCGGAGACGAGAGCTACCGCGAGAGTTTCCTGATGGGCATGTTCAATCTGGCCATGCAGCTGGCTCCCCTGGTGGTGAAAGCAGTCGATCTCGGCGGACGGCGGCGCCTGCTGGATCTGGGGGGAGGTCCCGGGACCTACGCCATCCATTTTTGCCTGCAGAATCCCGCCCTGACGGCAGTTGTCTATGATCTCCCCTCAACCCGCAGGTTCGCCGAAGAGACCATTGCCCGTTTCGGGCTTGGCGAGCGGATCGCCTTCAACGACGGTGACTTCATCAACAGCGGCATCGAAGGACGCTACGACGTGGCCTGGCTGTCGCATATCCTGCACGGGGAAAGCCCTGACAGCTGTGCCGTGATACTGAGGAAGGCGATTTCGGCCTTGGAACCGGGGGGCATCATCCTGGTGCAGGAATTCATCCTCGAAGATACCAAGGATGGCCCCCTGTTCCCTGCGCTTTTCTCACTGAACATGCTGCTGGGGACACCTGCCGGGCAGGCCTATTCCCAGGCAGAGCTGCTGGACATGCTGGCCGCGGCCGGTGCCGTCGACCTCCGCCGGTTGCCGGTCGACTTGCCGAACGGTGCCGGGATCATCGCCGGCAGCGTACCGGCAGCCTGACGATCGATATACGGTTATATCCATGAAAAAACAGAGGCCCGTGGAACAAGGTTCCACGGGCCTCTGAACGCCGTATATCGAATTTTCTATCGGGCGGCCTTGACCATCAGGTCGCTTACCAGGCGTGTGAAGCGCAGCGGGTCTTTGATGGGGGACCCTTCGGTCAACAGGGCCTGGTCATAGAGCAGTTCGGCATAGTCATTCAGACGGCTGTCCTGCTGGTTGCCCTTGAAGATATCCGCCATGACCCGTATGATCGGGTGATTCGGGTTCAGCTCAAGTACGCGCTTCGACTCGGGCACCGGCTGGTTCATGGCCTTGAGAATGCGCTCCATGTTGGCGTTCATGCCGTATTCATCGGCCACCAGGCAGCAGGCGCTGTCGGTCAGACGCTTGGAGAGCCGCACGTCCTTGAGGCTGCTTTCCAGCTGCCCTTTGATGAACGAGAGCAGGTCGCCGTATTCCTTGCGGGCTTCCTCCTGTTTGGCCTCCTTTTCCTTTTTTTCCTCTTCGCTGTCCAGATCCAGGTCGCCCCGGTCAACCGCCTTGAGCTTCTTCTCCTTGTATTCCTGCAGGCTCTGAACGACCCATTCGTCCACCGGATCGGTCATGAACAGTACTTCGTATCCCTTGGCCTTGAAAACCTCCAGGTGCGGTGAGGTTTCGAGCGCAGCCCGATTGTCGCCGGTGATATAGTAGATCTCCTGCTGGGACGCCGGCATGCGCTCGGCATACTCCTTCAGCGAGGTGTAGGCGCCCGCCTCGGTGGCAGTGCTCTCGAACAGCACCAGTTCCTGCAGTTTCTCCTTGTTGGCATAATCGAAATGCAGCCCTTCCTTGAGAACCGGCCCGAACTCCTTCCAGAAGGTCACATAGTCGTTAAAGCTCTTTTCCTTGGATTCAGCCAGCGTCGAGAGCACCTTGCCGACCAGGTTTTTCTGGATGCGCTTGATCTGCACATCCTCCTGAAGGATTTCGCGGGAGACGTTCAGCGGCAGGTCGCTGGAATCGACCACACCCTTCACGAAACGCAGGTAGTCGGGAATCAGCTCTTCGCAGTGGTCGGTGATGAAGACCCGTTTGACATAGAGCTGCAGCCCCTTTTTACGGTCCGACATGAACAGGTCGAACGGCTTCTTGGCAGGCAGGTAGAGCAGGGCCTTGAATTCGCTGATTCCCTCGGCCGAGAAGTGGATCGTGCTAAAGGGATTCTCGAAATCATGAGAGATATGTTTGTAGAATTCCTGGTATTCTTCTTCGGTAACCTCGCTCTTCGGCCTGGTCCAGATCGCCTTCATGGAGTTGAGGGTCTGTTCCTCGGTCTTTTCGATGGTTCCGGCGCCTTCGATCTCCTTCCCGTCCACACCTTTGGGGGTCTCGCTGCGGGTGATGTCCATCACGACCGGATACTGGATGTAGTCGGAGTATTTTTTGACGATGGAACGGATCTTCCACTCATCGAGATACTCCTTGAACTCCTCTTTCAGATGAAGCGTGATCTCGGTGCCGCGCTGCTCTTTCGTGATTTCCTCGACAGTATAGCTGCCGTCGCCGATCGATTCCCAGCGGCAGCCTGCCTCGGGTGCCCCCGGCTTGCGGGTTTCCAGCACCACCCGGTCGGCCACCATGAAGGAGGCATAGAAGCCTACGCCGAACTGGCCGATCAGTTCCGGGCTGTCGCCGGCGGACTTGTCCTTGAGCGCCTGCATGAAGGCCTTGGTGCCGGAGCGGGCGATGGTGCCGATATTTTCCTCCACCTCGGCCATGCCCATGCCGATGCCGTTGTCACGGATGGTGAGGGTGCCGGCGTCCTTGTCCGGGATCAGCTTGATCTTCCAGTCGCTGTTGCCCTCCAGCAGGTTTTCGTTCGAATGCGATTCGAAGCGGATCTTGTCGATGGCGTCGGAAGCATTGGAGATCAGCTCACGCAGAAAGATGTCGCGATTGGAATAGAGCGAGTGGATCACAAGATCGAGAAGCTGTTGAACCTCGGTCTGGAACTGTTTGGTGGTCTTGGACATGCCGCAGGTTTCTCCTTGATGGTATGAATTTGAATTTCCATAATTTAAGCACTGCCAGATCATTTTTCAAGGGGGGTGGAGTGAATGGCGGAAAATCACCCGCTATCGTTCGTGCCGCTGTTCAATTTACGGCCAAATGGGGATGCAGAGAGGGAAGGGGATGTGCGGCCGCGGGGCGGACTGTCTGCCCCGCAGCCGGAAGAGTAGCGTGCCGAAGGTTTTACTTGCTCAGTTTCTTTCTGATGGCCTCCACCACATGATAGGCATCGTTAATGGCGGTGTAGATCAGGTTGGGATGCCGCTCTTCGGTGATGGCTCCTTCGCTGATTTTCATGTACGAAGGGGATATGGCCCCCCCGATTACGTACACTCCCTTGCGGGTCGACTCGAATTCGGAGGTCAGAAGCGCCAGGCGCTCCCCTTCCTTGGCGATTTTGCACACCCCGGCGGTGCAGGCGATCATCTGGATGCCGATCTTGTCAAAGATCGGCATCGGCCCTTGGGAGCCGATACAGGCAATGACGTTCTGCATCGGAAAGCTCATGGCATGGTAGAGATCAATGCCGTCGGCCTGCTTGAACTCGTTGATCCGGATCACCAGCCGGTCGACCCCCTCTTCGTCGACTTCGCCGATACGAGGCATGGCCCCGGGCAGCAGGCGGATGTTGCCCCCCAGCAGGATCTCTTCACCCAGGCGCTGGGCTGTTTCCTTGTTGACGTCGAAGGTTTCGGCCTTGTGAGCCCAGTATACGGGCTGGGTATCATTGACCTCGCGTTTGGCTTTGAGAATGCCGGTTATCACGTCGGCAGCCGTGTTGCCCCCGCCGATCACCAGGGTCTTGATGCCGATATATTTGCTGGCATCTTCGACATTTTTGGCAACCATCTTGGCATCCCCATATACCGAAAGTTCCCGGGGAATACTGCTGCCGAATGCCAGCACAACCTTCTTACCCTTGAAGTTGCCCTTGGAAGTATGAACGGTCAATCCGTCCCGCCCATCCTTGATCTCCTCGAATACCGCTTCGGTCTGTATATTCAGGTTCTCGTGCTGGACAAAATGCTGCACGTACTGCAGGTAGCTTTCAACCGTAACAGGTTTGTCAGGCGGTCTCAACTCCTCGACCAGAAAGGGCTCCGGAGCGTCCTTGGGTTTGGAGGCATACACCAGCTTTCCTTCGGGATACGTATTGGCTATACCCTGGAAAGCCGCCTTGCCCGACTCCAGCACCAGATAGGACAGGCCATTTTTGTGGCAGAGATACGCAGTGGCAAGCCCTGCCGGACCGCCACCAATGATCAAAACATCATAGATAGTGCTCATGTTTCCTTTTCCTTCTGTGAGTGAAATACTGCTTAGTTCATAGCATGCCGGCGGATAAAGATAAAGAGTCTAATGACGCGGACCCCTCCGGCATAAAGTGGTTTTTGTTTTCCGGAGGTTGGGGTAGAATATGACAATAATCTAAGGAGGTTTCCATGAGAGATAAAAACTGCAAAATGGCTGCGGCAGCTTTTCTGATGGTGGCAGGGGGGATAATCGGAGCGGGTCTGGCTCTTGTGCTGGCACCGCAATCCGGCGAGCGCACCCGTCGCGACTTGGCCCGTGCTGCCCGCAAGGTCAGGCGCAAGACGGATCAAACGGCGGACGAGCTGGCTGAAAACATCAACGAACTGGTGGATTCCATCGGTAATAAGGCCGATGATCTGGTGGGAAAAGGGAAAGATGTCGCCGGTACGGCGCGCAAGGAGCTGATCAGGTTGATCGAGGAGGGGGCATCGCGGCTGGAGAAGTTCCGCACCAAGCTGAGCAGGATGTGATCAGGGTCTGGACAAGGGAGAAACCGACCCTTCGGGAATCGCCGGAGACGGGAAGGGAGTGGCATGGCCTTTCGTCTCC belongs to Geobacter sp. SVR and includes:
- a CDS encoding YtxH domain-containing protein — protein: MRDKNCKMAAAAFLMVAGGIIGAGLALVLAPQSGERTRRDLARAARKVRRKTDQTADELAENINELVDSIGNKADDLVGKGKDVAGTARKELIRLIEEGASRLEKFRTKLSRM
- a CDS encoding NAD(P)-binding domain-containing protein, producing MSTIYDVLIIGGGPAGLATAYLCHKNGLSYLVLESGKAAFQGIANTYPEGKLVYASKPKDAPEPFLVEELRPPDKPVTVESYLQYVQHFVQHENLNIQTEAVFEEIKDGRDGLTVHTSKGNFKGKKVVLAFGSSIPRELSVYGDAKMVAKNVEDASKYIGIKTLVIGGGNTAADVITGILKAKREVNDTQPVYWAHKAETFDVNKETAQRLGEEILLGGNIRLLPGAMPRIGEVDEEGVDRLVIRINEFKQADGIDLYHAMSFPMQNVIACIGSQGPMPIFDKIGIQMIACTAGVCKIAKEGERLALLTSEFESTRKGVYVIGGAISPSYMKISEGAITEERHPNLIYTAINDAYHVVEAIRKKLSK